A region from the Algoriphagus machipongonensis genome encodes:
- the odhB gene encoding 2-oxoglutarate dehydrogenase complex dihydrolipoyllysine-residue succinyltransferase, whose translation MSKEIKVPAVGESITEVTVGQWFKNDGDQVQMDEVLCELESDKATFELPAEATGILRIKAQEGDTLEIGAVICSIDEDGIPSESKEESKEKTADSPAPSSGPSKTGEVKEMVVPTVGESITEVTLANWLKEEGEYVALDEIIAEVDSDKATFELPAEASGILRHVAAEGDTLEIGGLICKIEVTDGEPEAAAEPETETGSGKESAPASGNTNYATGHASPAASKILSEKGISPESVSGSGKDGRITKEDAQNAKKPAPAPAASSSKPASPAEAAPALGSRNERREKMSSLRKTVAKRLVSVKNETAMLTTFNEVNMKPIMDLRSKYKEKFKEKHGVGLGFMSFFTKAVCVALQEWPAVNAKIDGNEMVFNDYCDISIAVSAPKGLVVPVIRNAETLSFDEIEKEVVRLATKARDNKLSIDEMTGGTFTLTNGGIFGSMMSTPIINAPQSAILGMHNIVQRPMAVDGEVVILPMMYLALSYDHRIIDGRESVSFLVRVKQLLEEPERLLFGV comes from the coding sequence ATGAGCAAAGAAATTAAAGTGCCAGCAGTAGGCGAATCCATTACCGAGGTTACCGTAGGGCAATGGTTTAAAAATGATGGAGATCAAGTTCAAATGGATGAAGTCCTTTGTGAACTGGAATCTGATAAAGCAACTTTTGAATTGCCTGCAGAGGCTACAGGAATTTTGAGAATTAAAGCCCAAGAAGGAGATACATTAGAAATTGGAGCTGTCATTTGCAGCATAGATGAAGATGGAATTCCTTCCGAAAGTAAAGAAGAATCAAAAGAAAAGACTGCTGACTCACCAGCCCCTTCATCTGGCCCTTCAAAAACCGGAGAAGTAAAAGAAATGGTTGTTCCTACTGTAGGAGAATCTATTACAGAGGTGACTTTGGCGAATTGGCTCAAAGAGGAAGGTGAATATGTGGCATTGGATGAAATTATTGCTGAAGTGGACTCTGATAAAGCAACATTTGAGTTGCCAGCTGAAGCATCTGGTATCTTGAGACATGTTGCCGCTGAAGGTGATACCTTAGAAATAGGTGGCCTGATCTGTAAGATTGAGGTGACTGATGGTGAACCTGAAGCTGCTGCTGAACCAGAGACAGAAACGGGTTCTGGTAAAGAGTCTGCACCTGCATCAGGAAATACAAATTATGCTACAGGGCACGCTTCTCCAGCAGCATCAAAAATATTATCAGAAAAAGGGATCTCTCCAGAATCTGTTAGCGGTTCCGGTAAAGACGGACGCATCACCAAAGAGGATGCACAAAATGCGAAGAAGCCGGCTCCAGCTCCAGCAGCTTCCTCCTCCAAACCTGCATCGCCTGCAGAGGCAGCTCCAGCTTTAGGATCCAGAAATGAGCGTAGAGAGAAAATGTCTTCCTTGAGAAAGACGGTTGCTAAGCGATTAGTTTCTGTGAAAAATGAAACGGCAATGCTTACCACCTTTAATGAGGTGAACATGAAGCCAATCATGGATCTGAGAAGTAAATACAAGGAGAAGTTCAAGGAGAAGCATGGCGTAGGCCTTGGCTTTATGTCTTTCTTCACGAAAGCTGTTTGCGTAGCTCTTCAGGAGTGGCCAGCAGTAAATGCTAAGATTGATGGCAATGAAATGGTATTCAATGACTATTGTGATATTTCCATTGCAGTTTCTGCGCCAAAAGGATTGGTTGTTCCAGTAATCAGAAATGCTGAAACGCTTAGCTTCGACGAAATAGAGAAAGAAGTAGTGAGATTGGCTACCAAAGCGAGAGACAATAAACTTTCTATTGATGAAATGACAGGTGGTACTTTCACTTTGACCAACGGAGGAATCTTCGGGTCCATGATGTCTACTCCGATCATCAATGCACCTCAGTCTGCCATCCTAGGTATGCACAATATTGTACAGCGCCCAATGGCTGTTGATGGAGAAGTAGTCATTCTTCCGATGATGTATTTGGCACTTTCTTATGATCACCGAATCATCGATGGACGTGAGTCAGTTAGCTTCTTGGTAAGAGTTAAACAATTACTAGAAGAACCAGAAAGATTGTTGTTCGGAGTGTAA
- a CDS encoding four helix bundle protein, with protein MEVYKKSVDLAVLVSLRTRKYPDFEKFSLVSQTNRAVYSISNNIAEGAGRGGNAEFRNFLHYSLGSLNEVENELLLAQKLGYLEDKEYLDFKDRAEIIKKMLINLIKAL; from the coding sequence TTGGAAGTATATAAAAAGTCTGTAGATCTTGCTGTTTTAGTCAGTTTAAGGACACGCAAATATCCTGATTTTGAAAAGTTCTCTTTGGTGTCCCAAACAAACCGTGCAGTATATTCTATTTCAAATAATATAGCAGAAGGTGCTGGTAGGGGTGGGAATGCAGAATTCAGAAATTTTCTACATTATTCATTAGGTTCTTTAAATGAAGTAGAAAATGAGCTTTTACTAGCTCAAAAATTAGGGTACTTGGAAGATAAGGAGTATTTAGATTTTAAAGACAGGGCTGAAATAATAAAGAAAATGCTAATTAATCTGATTAAGGCTCTCTAA
- the lpdA gene encoding dihydrolipoyl dehydrogenase, which produces MNYDVIVIGSGPGGYVAAIRCAQLGMKTAIVEKYPTLGGTCLNVGCIPSKALLDSSEHYHNAAHTFKTHGINLSNLKVDLKQMITRKNDVVKQNTDGIQYLMKKNKIEVHQGVGSFVDKTTVKVTKDDGSSSDIQGKNIIVATGSKPSNLPFIKLDKDRVITSTEALNLKETPKHLVVIGGGVIGLELGSVYARLGAKVSVIEFMDSLIPTMDRTMGKELQKSLKKIGFEFFLKHKVTAVEKKGKEVTVKADNAKGETVEIKGDYVLVSIGRRPYTDGLNAEAAGLKLTDRGQIEVNDHLQTNVPNIYAIGDVVKGAMLAHKAEEEGVFVAETLVGQKPHINYNLIPGVVYTWPEVAAVGYTEEQLKEKGIKYKAGKFPFMASGRARASMDTDGLVKVLADAETDEILGVHMIGPRTADMIAEAVVAMEYRASAEDIARMSHAHPTYTEAFKEACLAATDNRALHI; this is translated from the coding sequence ATGAATTATGATGTTATAGTTATCGGTTCTGGTCCTGGAGGATATGTAGCAGCGATTCGCTGTGCGCAACTTGGGATGAAGACCGCCATTGTTGAGAAATATCCGACACTGGGAGGAACTTGCCTGAATGTAGGCTGTATTCCGTCCAAAGCTTTATTGGATTCCTCAGAGCATTATCATAATGCGGCACATACTTTTAAAACTCACGGAATCAACCTGAGCAATCTAAAAGTAGATTTGAAGCAGATGATTACCCGCAAGAATGACGTGGTAAAACAAAATACCGATGGCATTCAGTACTTGATGAAGAAAAACAAGATTGAAGTTCATCAAGGTGTTGGTTCATTTGTGGATAAAACCACTGTGAAAGTGACTAAGGACGATGGGTCCTCTTCAGATATTCAGGGTAAAAACATCATAGTAGCTACAGGTTCTAAACCTTCTAACCTTCCATTTATTAAGTTGGATAAGGATAGAGTGATCACCTCAACGGAGGCGTTAAATCTAAAAGAAACTCCGAAGCACTTGGTTGTTATTGGAGGTGGAGTAATCGGACTGGAATTAGGCTCTGTCTATGCTCGATTAGGTGCAAAAGTTTCTGTGATTGAATTTATGGATTCTTTGATTCCAACAATGGATAGAACCATGGGCAAGGAACTTCAAAAATCTCTGAAAAAAATCGGTTTTGAGTTTTTCCTGAAGCATAAAGTAACTGCTGTTGAGAAAAAAGGTAAAGAGGTTACGGTTAAAGCTGACAATGCTAAGGGTGAAACCGTGGAGATCAAAGGAGATTATGTCTTGGTTTCTATTGGAAGAAGACCCTATACCGATGGATTGAATGCGGAAGCAGCAGGTTTGAAGTTGACTGATAGAGGTCAAATAGAAGTCAATGATCACTTGCAAACTAATGTTCCGAATATCTATGCTATCGGAGATGTGGTAAAAGGTGCGATGCTGGCACATAAGGCTGAAGAAGAAGGTGTATTTGTAGCGGAGACGTTGGTTGGTCAAAAGCCTCATATCAATTACAACCTAATTCCAGGAGTGGTTTATACTTGGCCAGAGGTGGCTGCAGTAGGATATACTGAAGAGCAATTGAAGGAAAAAGGTATTAAATATAAAGCTGGTAAATTCCCATTCATGGCATCTGGCCGTGCGCGAGCTTCCATGGATACGGATGGGTTGGTGAAAGTTTTGGCAGATGCTGAGACGGATGAAATCCTTGGTGTTCATATGATCGGTCCACGAACTGCTGATATGATCGCTGAAGCTGTTGTAGCTATGGAATACAGAGCATCTGCAGAAGATATTGCTCGGATGTCACATGCACATCCAACTTATACAGAGGCTTTCAAAGAAGCTTGTTTGGCAGCGACTGACAATAGAGCATTGCATATTTAA
- a CDS encoding carboxypeptidase-like regulatory domain-containing protein: MKQSILLSLFVFIFFKVGAQNQSVSGVVLHGDTKLPVSEAHVFIPNTSFQTFTDSLGQYSLNNIPLGEWKLVFAKRGFKLIQKEAILKGGIPISISSTIYEIENDQQKELKPSKIKKARADFESLIKGGTKNENLVIVNPEVVSYFTDMETGEIWAKTKDQLIVQNLDLGYVVSVWLNSPINISQPITEGELLLAFFEMDFGTLEEKDFFNTNRVEAYQNSLTYELRRLIGEKGDSLELLPTNQEGEFLIKVVSPFQFSVNPNKSVEFKGEGIRIRSNGTVVKTNLLRMEGFPFSDSPLGQLPIDFNFDRALALNEIEKSPEALQEKIFLHTDKDIYLIGEELYFKAYLQLGNPMLIDEASQVLHIEIVDPSGYSMIHKVFPLVNGVADGKIFLSPELNTKDFIVKAYTLWGANYGIESEFYKPIQVLGSLWETNNTIQETRSERVKLFADKEAYQSKDSVTLNVMVNNSKGAIAAANLSLSVVKKNGVYFKNLSNENYVTYFSNDLNSTSVDTSSFSFEKEFGLTIKGQIVDKKDQISKSKLEVLVDGLLDKRELSPDQNGQFLLKGIHKEGEFSVLVKGIDAKGLPIEGVELGLMSSINHPDPLTLEFPSVQTLDTRPKGVDSLMSAYLELREGEILLDAVEVEDVKESGFGTMPYGKPQQVLEMDGVFLSGDTQQFIYSFSNRVGFKVAGVPPMILNQRGAQPGPPLILLNGSPITSITGPTIGSDPGDEQFRALQSINVFNIERVEVIKSVAVAYGDAGKYGVINIITKTSKDRENDVNTFEEFKLMGLEQSAVEAINNFDSESHTIFWDPNVRISSNQTSTSIKFKLPDDPGPFWVLVNGLNSSGEPVSGRFLLNQNQLSDN; the protein is encoded by the coding sequence ATGAAGCAATCAATTCTACTTTCTCTTTTTGTGTTCATCTTTTTCAAGGTTGGTGCCCAAAATCAATCTGTTTCTGGTGTGGTATTACATGGAGATACTAAGCTTCCTGTTTCCGAGGCACATGTTTTTATTCCCAATACAAGTTTTCAAACTTTTACGGATAGCCTTGGCCAATATTCTCTTAACAATATTCCTCTCGGGGAGTGGAAATTGGTTTTTGCGAAGAGAGGGTTTAAACTAATCCAAAAAGAGGCAATCTTAAAGGGGGGTATTCCAATTTCAATAAGTTCTACCATTTATGAAATTGAAAATGACCAACAGAAAGAATTAAAGCCTTCGAAGATAAAAAAGGCAAGGGCTGACTTTGAAAGTTTAATAAAAGGAGGGACAAAAAACGAGAACTTGGTAATAGTAAACCCTGAAGTTGTTTCTTATTTCACGGATATGGAAACTGGAGAAATTTGGGCAAAGACGAAAGACCAATTGATTGTTCAAAACCTAGACCTTGGGTATGTTGTCTCTGTCTGGCTGAATTCACCAATTAACATTTCTCAGCCTATTACTGAGGGAGAGCTTTTGTTAGCATTTTTTGAAATGGACTTTGGGACCTTAGAAGAAAAGGATTTTTTTAATACCAATCGGGTTGAGGCTTATCAAAACTCTTTAACGTATGAGTTGAGGAGATTAATTGGCGAGAAGGGAGATAGCTTGGAGTTATTACCTACCAACCAAGAAGGAGAGTTTCTTATCAAAGTTGTTAGCCCATTTCAGTTTTCAGTAAATCCAAATAAATCAGTTGAATTCAAAGGAGAAGGGATTAGGATAAGAAGTAATGGGACAGTTGTGAAAACAAATTTGTTGAGGATGGAAGGGTTTCCATTTTCAGATTCACCACTTGGACAGCTACCGATAGATTTTAATTTTGACAGAGCCCTAGCATTAAATGAAATTGAAAAGTCACCGGAAGCTCTTCAGGAGAAGATTTTTCTACATACAGACAAGGACATATATCTCATTGGAGAAGAATTATATTTTAAAGCTTATTTACAGCTTGGAAATCCCATGTTGATTGACGAAGCTAGTCAAGTATTGCATATTGAAATTGTGGACCCCTCTGGGTATAGCATGATTCATAAAGTGTTTCCTTTAGTAAATGGGGTGGCAGACGGGAAGATTTTTCTATCTCCTGAATTGAATACAAAAGATTTTATTGTAAAAGCATATACCCTATGGGGGGCAAACTATGGTATAGAATCTGAATTCTATAAACCAATTCAAGTGTTAGGTTCATTGTGGGAAACAAATAACACTATTCAGGAAACAAGGTCTGAAAGAGTGAAATTATTTGCTGATAAAGAAGCTTACCAATCGAAAGATAGTGTAACCCTGAATGTGATGGTAAATAATTCTAAAGGAGCAATAGCTGCTGCCAATTTGTCCCTCTCTGTGGTTAAAAAGAATGGTGTTTATTTTAAAAACTTAAGTAATGAGAATTATGTGACTTACTTTTCAAATGATCTTAATTCCACTTCTGTTGACACTTCATCATTTTCATTTGAGAAGGAGTTTGGTCTAACTATAAAAGGTCAAATTGTAGATAAAAAAGATCAGATATCTAAATCTAAGTTGGAGGTTCTTGTTGATGGCTTATTAGATAAAAGAGAGCTTTCTCCCGATCAAAATGGACAGTTTCTCTTGAAAGGAATTCATAAAGAAGGTGAGTTTAGTGTGTTGGTAAAAGGTATAGATGCTAAAGGCTTACCAATAGAAGGGGTTGAATTGGGCTTGATGAGTTCAATAAATCACCCTGATCCCTTGACTTTAGAGTTTCCTTCAGTTCAAACTTTAGATACAAGACCCAAGGGTGTTGACTCTTTGATGTCTGCCTATTTAGAATTGAGAGAAGGTGAAATATTATTAGATGCTGTGGAAGTGGAAGATGTCAAAGAAAGTGGTTTTGGGACGATGCCTTATGGGAAGCCACAGCAGGTATTGGAAATGGATGGGGTGTTTTTGTCAGGGGATACTCAGCAGTTTATTTACTCTTTTTCAAATAGAGTAGGGTTTAAAGTAGCAGGTGTTCCGCCAATGATTCTAAATCAACGAGGTGCACAGCCAGGCCCTCCTCTCATTCTACTAAATGGGTCTCCAATTACAAGCATCACAGGCCCAACCATAGGAAGTGATCCAGGAGATGAACAGTTTAGAGCACTTCAAAGTATCAACGTATTTAATATTGAAAGAGTGGAGGTAATAAAGTCTGTAGCGGTAGCGTATGGTGATGCAGGAAAATATGGAGTGATAAATATTATTACAAAAACTTCAAAAGATCGAGAAAACGATGTGAATACTTTTGAGGAATTTAAATTGATGGGATTGGAACAAAGTGCAGTTGAAGCTATAAATAATTTCGATTCCGAATCTCATACCATTTTTTGGGATCCTAATGTTCGAATCTCATCCAACCAAACTTCCACAAGTATCAAATTTAAACTTCCAGATGACCCAGGGCCGTTTTGGGTATTAGTAAATGGATTGAACTCTTCTGGAGAACCCGTTTCTGGCAGATTTTTGCTGAATCAAAATCAGTTGAGTGACAATTGA
- a CDS encoding Rossmann-like and DUF2520 domain-containing protein has product MKFKIAILGAGNVAWHLAPALENAGHEVTEVYARDISEAIKITERLYASESKDDLDFSESEAEIFIMAVKDLAIPEVADEVILPEGSILVHTSGTMSLDVLGYSSASYTGIFYPLQSFSIGRKLDFEDVAFLLESEDEETLQKLRKLAKSLSSMNYMVKSKDRKAIHVAAVFASNFSNHMIRISEEIMRRQGLDFEMMKPLIIEQISKALQIGAKNAQTGPAIREDYETLEDHHRFLAYNDSFAEIYRLISQDIVDS; this is encoded by the coding sequence ATGAAGTTTAAAATTGCCATCCTTGGAGCAGGGAATGTCGCTTGGCATTTGGCTCCTGCTTTGGAAAACGCCGGTCATGAAGTCACCGAGGTATATGCCAGAGATATTTCTGAAGCCATCAAAATTACTGAAAGACTTTACGCCTCTGAGTCCAAAGATGATCTTGATTTTTCTGAGTCTGAAGCTGAGATTTTTATCATGGCAGTCAAAGATTTGGCTATTCCTGAAGTTGCGGATGAAGTAATTTTACCAGAAGGAAGTATTTTGGTACATACTTCCGGAACAATGTCTTTGGATGTTCTGGGGTATAGTTCAGCTAGTTATACAGGAATATTTTACCCGCTGCAGTCATTTTCTATTGGAAGAAAACTCGATTTTGAAGATGTGGCCTTTTTGCTGGAATCGGAGGATGAAGAAACCTTACAAAAACTCCGAAAGCTGGCGAAAAGCCTTTCTTCGATGAATTATATGGTCAAGTCAAAAGATCGCAAAGCCATTCATGTGGCAGCGGTTTTTGCCAGCAATTTCTCTAATCACATGATTAGGATCAGTGAGGAAATCATGAGAAGGCAAGGGCTTGATTTCGAAATGATGAAGCCTTTAATTATTGAGCAAATCTCAAAAGCATTGCAGATAGGTGCCAAAAATGCCCAAACGGGGCCAGCTATTCGTGAAGATTATGAAACCTTGGAAGACCATCATAGATTTTTGGCCTATAATGATTCATTTGCTGAAATTTACCGATTGATCTCCCAAGATATTGTGGATAGTTAA
- a CDS encoding pirin family protein, producing MSTIKKIHKAEYRPIADLVTYSPMPTRQLEQIDPFIFLNHHGFQTYPPHNNGLPFGPHPHRGMETVTFILEGDIMHLDSSGGESVIGPGGVQYMTAGSGLIHSEVSSSEFKEKGGDLEILQLWLNLPAKLKMTKPVYVGLQEDEITNFKLDDGKVKVQQLFGNWNDAKGAFEASFPLNMSTIYLQEGGKFQKTIPAGENIFFYVVRGELKVNGQEVPYRNLVEFETGEVNLEVQAGSDSILILGHAKPFNEPIVAQGPFVMNTVEQIQEAYDDYQNGKFGTWSH from the coding sequence ATGAGTACTATTAAAAAAATACATAAAGCAGAATATAGACCTATTGCTGATCTGGTCACCTATAGTCCAATGCCCACCAGACAACTAGAGCAAATAGATCCCTTCATCTTTTTGAATCATCATGGATTTCAGACCTACCCTCCACACAATAATGGGCTACCATTCGGTCCACATCCCCATAGAGGAATGGAGACCGTCACATTTATTCTTGAAGGGGACATTATGCACTTAGACTCTTCAGGCGGTGAATCAGTGATTGGCCCAGGAGGAGTGCAATATATGACAGCTGGAAGCGGATTGATCCACTCCGAAGTCAGCAGTTCCGAGTTTAAAGAAAAAGGAGGAGACCTAGAGATTCTTCAACTTTGGCTGAACTTACCGGCTAAACTTAAGATGACTAAGCCGGTATATGTGGGTTTACAGGAGGATGAAATCACCAACTTTAAACTTGATGATGGGAAAGTAAAAGTTCAACAACTTTTTGGTAATTGGAATGATGCAAAAGGCGCATTTGAAGCTTCCTTCCCTCTAAACATGAGCACCATTTATCTACAGGAAGGTGGTAAATTTCAAAAAACCATACCTGCTGGAGAGAACATTTTCTTCTATGTAGTGAGAGGTGAATTAAAAGTAAACGGGCAAGAAGTACCTTATAGAAACCTAGTCGAATTTGAAACGGGCGAAGTAAATCTAGAGGTACAGGCAGGTTCTGATTCCATCTTAATCTTGGGTCATGCCAAACCTTTCAACGAACCCATTGTCGCACAAGGTCCATTTGTAATGAATACTGTGGAGCAAATTCAGGAGGCCTACGATGATTACCAAAATGGAAAATTTGGTACTTGGTCTCATTAA
- a CDS encoding Zn-dependent hydrolase, translated as MSKLFIALLFIASISTSAAQSKLQVNANRLNSSIQKLATFGKNEAGGSDRIAFSEYDIEGRAYVMELMEAADMEVSVDFAGNIIGKRNGTEAGLKAIAFGSHIDEVPNGGDYDGPVGSMSAIEVIQTLNDQKIQTKHPLEVIIFSNEEGGVVGSRAIVGQLTEEALKVKSSSGLTQYEGILALGGNPDRISEMERAPGDIAAFLELHIEQGGNLDREGLDIGVVEGIVAIEWWEFTFKGFANHAGTTPMNMRKDPMIPAAKLILAVNEIVKSFEGAQVATVGKIEAFPGAGNVIPGEVKLNVEIRDLSSEKIWEIYEVIAMKAKELAAESGTEVSVEHTEVASKPALANPEIQAVIENASKELGLSYKYLPSGAGHDAQEMANIAPIGMIFIPSKNGISHSPEEFSSPEAIANGANVLLNSLLMLDEKLQ; from the coding sequence ATGTCTAAACTTTTTATCGCCCTTTTATTCATTGCTTCTATTAGCACTTCAGCCGCTCAATCTAAGCTACAAGTCAACGCCAATAGATTAAACAGCTCTATTCAAAAGCTCGCCACTTTTGGAAAAAATGAAGCTGGAGGTTCGGACCGAATCGCTTTTAGTGAATACGATATTGAAGGTAGAGCCTATGTCATGGAATTGATGGAAGCCGCAGACATGGAAGTTTCTGTGGATTTTGCTGGCAATATCATTGGGAAAAGAAATGGAACTGAAGCAGGTTTAAAGGCCATAGCTTTTGGTTCTCACATAGATGAAGTACCCAATGGAGGAGATTATGATGGACCCGTAGGATCTATGAGTGCTATCGAGGTCATACAGACTTTAAATGATCAGAAAATACAAACAAAACATCCTCTGGAAGTAATCATTTTTAGTAATGAAGAAGGGGGAGTTGTGGGAAGTCGAGCTATTGTAGGCCAATTAACCGAAGAAGCACTGAAGGTAAAAAGTAGCAGTGGGCTTACACAATACGAGGGAATCCTTGCATTAGGAGGCAATCCAGATAGGATCTCTGAAATGGAAAGAGCTCCTGGTGATATAGCTGCATTCTTAGAGCTACATATTGAACAAGGAGGCAATTTAGACCGTGAAGGCCTAGATATTGGGGTTGTGGAAGGAATTGTAGCAATCGAATGGTGGGAGTTTACTTTCAAGGGGTTTGCAAACCATGCTGGAACTACTCCGATGAATATGCGCAAAGACCCGATGATTCCTGCTGCTAAACTGATTTTGGCTGTCAATGAAATAGTCAAGTCCTTTGAGGGAGCGCAGGTTGCAACAGTCGGTAAAATTGAAGCTTTCCCGGGTGCAGGCAATGTGATCCCGGGGGAAGTAAAACTCAATGTGGAAATCAGAGATTTATCTTCAGAAAAAATATGGGAAATCTATGAGGTGATAGCAATGAAGGCAAAGGAACTTGCGGCAGAGAGTGGTACTGAAGTTTCTGTTGAACACACGGAAGTAGCAAGTAAACCTGCATTAGCCAATCCTGAAATTCAGGCTGTTATTGAAAATGCCAGCAAGGAGCTTGGGCTTTCTTATAAATACCTCCCGAGTGGAGCTGGACATGATGCCCAGGAAATGGCAAATATCGCTCCTATCGGTATGATTTTCATCCCTAGTAAAAACGGAATCAGTCATTCCCCTGAAGAATTTTCTTCACCTGAGGCTATTGCAAATGGTGCTAATGTTCTGCTAAACTCCCTATTGATGTTAGACGAAAAACTTCAGTAA